Below is a genomic region from Pleuronectes platessa chromosome 2, fPlePla1.1, whole genome shotgun sequence.
TAAGCAGACTGCTCTGTAGTTTTACCAGTGGCCTGGATTTCAATGGATCTCTAAGTTTGACAAATGAGTGTGTATATTAAAGCTGTTTCATTGGCAGTGGTTATTGATAATATGAATGATTTGATTCGTCCTCAGGCCAGACATCCTAAAGACGGCTTTATTAAAGGCGGTGGAGAGAGGACAATTGGAGCAGATCACTGGGAAAGGAGCCAGAGGAACTTTCCAGGTGAAACTCAAATTATTTTTTACTTCAGTGACAGATGTTCTAAACAATGACTGATGAAATGAAATCCTATTTGACGGACAATGTGCATCACTGGTTTCTATCACAGATTCTGCTCTTAAGTTTTTATCTTATAAGATACATTTGGTTTTCACCACTAAAGGACCTGTTTGCTTCCCTCTGCCCACTCGAGCTTCACTGTTTTATTATACAGTTTCTGTGATATTAGATATTTCCTGAGGAAACAAGTGTTTTCAAGTTcaacttctctcttttttttatactggcagctgtaaaaaaaaaaaaaacatgctgctAAAAGATACAGACTCAGTGAGATGAGATGACGGGCTGTTGATTTGTATGTTTGAAGTAATGATACAAACAACTGTTCTTGTTGTTACTAGATCTTTTGGTAAATATGATGTCAGAAGATTGTGAATACTGTCAAATCTCATGTTCCCCAAATCCAAGAAAAATCTTGTTTATCAAGACTAATGAAACCAGACCAATTCACATTTGAACAACGGAAACCCATTTTTTTCCGACTCTGAACAATTGTTGAGTTTTCCAAATAATTTGACTGTAATTGATGAACGGACCAGTTCTCTGAGCTGTGGTTTGAAACGACCTTCCATCCTAAACGTGTTCATATCTGCCCGTCACAGCTAAAGCGTACCGGGAACCAGGTCCTGCTGAAGGGCAGCACCTTGGAAGACGCCATCACAGCCGCCATCACAGCCATGAACGAACCTAAAACCTGCAGCACCATCACTCTACGCAAATACCTAGTAGACGCCAACAAGGACAGGAAAGAGCACCAACTCGGTGAGAAGCACTCGCTTGCATACACGGCTTGAATTAAAGGTTTACTGTTGGAAAACCATCGCTCGTGTTTATAGTTCTGTTCTCCATGTTGGTTACATTGGATTTATGTAGACACCAGTTGTCTCAGCAGAACATTCAGTACCTCGTTCTTTAGTCCTAGGTCCTGTTGATTGTGTCCCTGACGTTGTGAAGCAGTTAaacagttgtttcctctttaaattaaacattagaTAGTCGGTGAACAAGCAGGAAGACGCTCAGAAACAGAAGTGGATTATGGTGCAAGATAATTCATGTTTTGTTGCTTCTGTTATTGGTTTAGAACTGCTgtaacacacacagcttttgttctctgcagaagaTTAAACTATTCGTTTACACTGCACAGTTTAGACGTTCTCTCTTAATTCAATTTTTAGAGAGCAAAGTTTGTGCGTCCAAATTGGATTGCACTAAAAGTGCATCTTCTTTTCTTCAGTGGCCAGTCTGAGGAGGACCCTGACAAAGTGTAAAGTTCTGGGCTGGATGGAGCAGATCACTGGTCATGGCTTGATGGGAACCTACCAGCTCTCGTTCCCGTTCTACCCAAGGTAAATACACTGCAGTGGAAGTAAAGGAGATCAGTTCATGTTCaaaatgcattttgtttttctttatcaagCTTCGTTTCTATGTACTAGAATCTGATTTTGTTAACCTGCGGCAATTATCAATGCACAGAGGTTCTTCTATTaataagacattttttaatcatCTTCTCCTGATATAGGAAACTTATTATTCTGAGATTCTAAGACAGTTGGTCTCCAACATATTTTCTTTAGTGGATGCCGTCATAGAATAGTCTCACAAAgttaaaattttttaaataaataataaattaagtttttttttttctaactgagATTTCTCTCCTCAGTCCCACCATCCTGTATCCAGACAAGTTCCTCCAAGAGCCTGAGAAGAAAAACGCTGCTACTCCAACAAAGCGGAGGCGCACGGCAGATACttctgatgaggaagaggagccatcagaagaagaagaggaagaagaagaggaggaagatcaGGATGATGAACCTCCTCCCCGTAAAAGGTAGGTGTTCacttttttaattaacaaaCGATGATCTTAAATGTGAGCAGGCGTGtaatcatcagaatcagaattcttttatttgccaagtatgattgcacatacaggaaattgccttggtgatGTTTgttggtgcactgaacataaaacaacaatataaaaacaacataaaacaacaatatggaaCAAAATGTATACAGTACCAAGTATCATTCCTCATTAAGACCTTATGCACAGAATTAAAAATCACTCTAAAACCTGAGAGACGTTTGAAAACAATCACAAGGTTCTCTGAAGAGCTGACAGAATTCCCAACGTAAATAAAAAACTTCTGAAGCAGataaagaaattaaacaaaacattcaatAGATCAAACTTCTCCCTAAACTTCATAaacattgaaaaaataaaaaagggaccAAGGGAGACATGCAGCGATCCAAACTTCCCCCTCTTCTTCAAACACGTCTCTTACAGAATGAGTCTTGTTCAGCATCGTCTGGGTCTGAATCTTCTTCATTGTCTTTTCTTGTCAATGAAACACCCCTCTACTCCCCTTTTTAATATCGCTTATTTAGATAGTCAGCAATTGTCTGAAACGCTACTTTGAAAAAATGTTGGCAGGCTAAGAAGgctaataaacaaaacacatttaccatAACGTGTGTTGCCTTTCCCGGGAGTGTGTTAGCAAATCACGATGCATCAGTCACACGTCTTTAAAACGATGTCACTGAGGATGAAATGCACGTCTCATGCAGCTCTATGCGAGAAGCACGCATAAGTCTTAAAGGTACAAACATATGTTGCATCAAATCTAAATGGGTTCATCAGTGTTGTACTTCAGGAGCCTGACACCAACATGTGATGTTTGTATAGTTACTGCTTGTTATGTGACTACTGTCTGTTCTTGACACTCTTAGGAATTCTCAGAAGAGGCCTCCCCCCAAGGTTCGCCGTCCACCACCGGCCAAAAAATCACGGAGCTCCAGTCAGTCAAAAGCTAAAGGCAGAGGACGATCCCTCGCTAAGAAGTCTCCGGCCAAGAAAGTGGTGAAGACATtgggaaagaaagaaaccacGACGCCGTCTAAAGCCACGCCCGTCAAGAGAGGTGCTCCTGCTAGAAAGCCCAAAACGCCAGTCGTCAAAAAGCTGAACAAACGAGCGACCAAGCGGCCGGTGTCCAGCGAGTCGCCCCCCGAGGAAGCTGTAGTCCCAAAGGAGACGACAAGGGTGTCCAAGCGATCTAGAGCCGAAGAGTCCACCCCTGTGAAGCCCGTGGCTAAAAAGGCAGCGACCAAAGGTGGATCCAGGCGCCCTGAGCCAGAAGAATCATCCCCCAAGGTGCCCATAGCGAAAAAAGGGGTGAAGGTCGTCAAGAAGACGACTCGTAAgtcaaagagagggaggaactgAGCCCAGGAGCCACTTCCACGAACTGCTCTCAGTTTGCAGCTCTGTTTCAGCGCTCGCTCTCTTGTTATccttgttttctcctctttttaacgaggcagtagtttatttttatttctattgtaGAATAAGAATGTTACGTCACCCTAACATTAAGTTAACTGTTCATGGAGGGTTTCCCAAGTTCCTTTTTGTAATCTTCACGTGTAGAAGCTCAACTAGCATTGCGGTCGAAGCAGATATGTGTCCAGCTGCCAGCAGGATCCGACGTTCTGTAAACTAGAGCCACGTGGTGacttctgtttttatatctcCCTCTCATCCACTCTGTAGGTGTTGGCAGCACACATTCCTAATATCAAATGAAGTGGGTGTTTCGGAGTGTTGAAAAGAATGTCCATTTTAAGTCAACAATGTgggttaaaatcttaatattTTATAAGTCATGGATTTAAGCCTGTGTTctgaacacacatttatttggcCATGCAGCACTGCACCAGAGTCTGAACTGTTATCCATACTAGTCCTTTGTataattatttgtttaaaaaaaaaaaaaattgaaaagatCTTGCTTGTGCTGGTGACAGGCTGAGGATTTAACAAGAGAATAAGACATAAGATTAGTGTTCATTTCAAAACAAGTCACATCGGGTTAAAAGTCTttttatatatctgtgtgtgtaatcGAGCATATACATAATGTGATTCCATTGCTTCACAGCTGTAATTCAGTACAAACTGTAGGAAATGTGTGTTGTGAATAAGGAGGATAATAGTTCATACAGTACATACCCTGCATGCATGTATTCCTTGTGTTGATAAGCTTTTTTTTCCAAGTCATTAATAAAATGGCTATATTTGTAAACTTGCTGTGAATATCGTCATTTCATCGACTGTGGAAAATATATTTACTCTTTTAATTAGTTTATTGTTCTGCTCAAAACTGCACGAACCATCTGTGAGATGCTGGGACAAGCAGGTGTTAGAGGGATTTCAAAATTAAACTGAAGGATTTAAAGCATTTTACTTCCTGGAAGATCAATCATTGTATTCAATGTTTGATAATGTTAAGATCATTTTTAGTTAAAAACTTCACATTTATATGTTGGACTTAAGTACGCGAAATATGCTTTGTCCCTATGAGCGGGGGGGATTGAACTAGAGTTGTGCAGTAATGTTGAATCGCATCAATCATGAGTCCACTGTGAATCTTTTTGTTTCACACTATTTCtatggcatcaaataactaattaaaatcaaacCTAATATGAACATGTCAAGAAACTTTCTAAAATGACAGACATCTAAAAGCTGTATTTGTCGCCACAGGGGATGTGGTATGTATGAGCTATACTGCGGCCGACCACCAGGAGGCGAGTGAAATGCtcaggcttcacttttggggagctgtcatgtccttCGGGGGCCGCAGTCTACGTGGCCTGTATCAAACGGCGCCACCAACACTGTCctagaaaaaaatgaatcctaGGCCAGAAAGGATCGACCCACTGGAGCCTGCTCTTCTCGTAGGTGCAAGGACGCATCTGACGGACTAATTTGCAGGAAATCTTTGAAATCTTTGGTCTGGTCTCACCACTGTGAAGAACTTAGTCTCcacatgcagcctctgaaggccATGGGAAGCCCCGAGTTGAGACATAGCTAACAGGTCAAACCTCTGGACTCTGTGTTGCCCTCTAGTGGTCGTACTGCTTAACAACCACGTAGCATGTAGGCTACATCAAAACGAAACAGGAGTATTTCTCTTAGATTGTTAAGGCAGCATGACTGACACCGCTCTCTTTATTCCCAGTCAGGGAACCATCAACCTAATCTTGAAGTTGCTATTTTAACGTAAAAACAAAAGCTACCTAGTTTTACTTTAACCTGATTCTATTGCTGCTTTACATCCTGTTATCTTCTCAGTTGCTTTGTGGCTGGAGACTTGCGCAATGATAAGgaatgtgagggggggggggggggggtgatgagtGATTCACTGAGTTAAACTTCaactgagagaggaagaagtgttcacacaccttcctcctcctcttcctccccggaGCTCCGCCTATGGCCCGGAGCTCACACCTGGAGGACGGAGGAGCGGCAGCAGGtaaagctgaggaggagctctgTGTTGTCgggctgaggagcaggagcaagAGCAGGAGGCAGAAGCGGCGGAGAACAAGTGAGTCCGACGGATTTCAGAAGCTTTCAACCGACACGTGGACCGAGTCCGGAACCGAGGCCCCGCGGGGGGGGGCTGTTCGGAGTTTCAGCAGGGTGGGATTTGTTTTTCTGAAACCGCGTTCGGAGCATGTCAGGACTGATGAGGCCGTAAAACACGATCCCGACACTTTGACGGAAACTCTCTACTGCGTCTTCCACTGCGTTGGAACTGAGATTTAAAGTTTCAAACAGATTAACGAGATTTAAAGCGTTAAACTCTTCATGGGAATCCTCACTGCTCCACTTTACACGAGCTTATCACGACCGTCTGATCTCCTGTTTCACTTTGAACTTCCtaaaagtttgtgttttcacagggtTGTATTTTACTCCACTTTTCTTTGATTTGTTGTCCTTTGCTgagatttgtatgtttttattatttatgatttgACAGAGAAAGTCAGTCATCATGGGTGAGGCTCCAGTGAGAGAGGATGGTGCAGTCACACGATCAGCAGAGGTAACTCCAGAAATATAcatgtacaaatatatatttgcaaCGCAGTAGGTAATTGTAAGAGAATCAGaaggtatttattgccaagtaggtttacactaCGCTCTGggtattggtgcatacaatgaacataaaaacacaataaatacaacacacataagaaaaaccataaaaaactatatataaaataaaaatatatcaaaagtaaagtaaaaagtgaaatgcaaaatgcaaacagtGTCAAATTACAATatgcaatataatattatataatatgagGGATTCTGACTTTGCCCGTTAaaacaaaatgaccacaaaaaAACATCCAACTGAACAACCTGCCAATCCCACCATCCTGTCTCTGCCTTTACAAGAGAACGTGTTGTATTCAAACAACTTTATAAATCTCTATGGAGGCAGTTCATTTGGAACAGCTTgtacaaaaaaacatacacagacTTAAGGTACGATATAAGGGAGCTATCTGAGGGAtgagactatatatatatatatatatatataaatgataaagtaAATGACAATGCAAAAGGTTGTAAAGGTAGTGCTAACAAAATCACAGGATCcgcagtttatttttaaaattgGGAAATGGCTGGAGGACAGTGTCTTtgcctcgctctccctctctctcccatacGGACACATGGATCATCTGTCACACTCGGATTGACCATCGATAAGAAATCCTACCCTCATTGGTGGCTGTTAATATTTAGCCCTTCCttggcaggaggggggggggggggggggattcagtaTAAACGCAGTAGATAACGCCTGTATGCTTGTTGCATGTTCATGTAAAGAGCCCCCCACATCcaattcattattgtttttgctTGCATACCCACTCAGGGTTGAAAACCATACGTTGCTGTTTGTAATGAAGCATCACCCTCCCTGTGTTGTCTGCACGAGTGTCCTCTTGTCCCTGTGTGCTTTCAACTTTCCTTGTCTCCACTGTGAAGTATGTCGGCTCGTTTCCTGTGGATGACCGCTGCTTGGACGACCAGATGGAGCAGCTGCACGCTCAGCTGAAAGTCCTGAAAGTAAGTGCAGATCCAAGTGAGGGTTCTTGAAATGATCCATGTCTGAGGAAAAGACAACACGGCGGAAAAATCTGTGTAATGCAAGAGACGGCAGTTGAAACACTGGTTGTCCCTGACAGACGTGCAGCAGGAGACGACCTGTGTCCCTGAAGTTCTCCATCAAAGGTGTGAAAATGTACAACGAGGATGAAACGGTGAGGATTTGTCTCTGATGATCTCATGACTGGAATGATTAACGTTGTAGAAGTGGGTTCAATCATCTGGTTGTCtctgctgtccccccccccccccccccccaaatgtcCGCAGACCCTCCTCATGGCCCACGCACTGCGcagagtctctctctccaccgccCAACCCACCGATGCTCAGTTCGCCTTCGTCTCTCACAACCCAGGCAGCACTGACGCCCAGCTGTACTGCCACGTCTTTCAGGCTCGGCACGCCAGAGCGGTAAGAAGGGACGTCCAGGTTGGACCTTTATTCAGGTCATCACTGCGTAGAGCTATGCCGGGAATTCACAAACTACCTACCAGTAAGAATGATTAGAGGGTAACtcgcccctccaccaccaccactacaaAAGGACTGAGGAAAAAGTAATTTAATAACACCACCACAGCCCATGATCCTGATAGTATTCATAAATGTTGTTGTGTACACATGTAAAGGGATTGGACATTGAAAGCTTAGTGTTTATTGGCcgaggtttgtgtttgtttgcgatTCAGTTTGTCACATGACACAGAAAACTGTTGAGCAGTGtttaccctctctctctct
It encodes:
- the hp1bp3 gene encoding heterochromatin protein 1-binding protein 3 isoform X1, with translation MPIRRAAAPPTQEKAPSAAAEKEPEASEESPSPEEEPAASSATAAETKEGEGEAAAAAGDAGPTENGEQKADDEAGEEKEGKGTEKKDEKCKDCAAGQCATHCYVLLLRLKDGYKYEKAKVKKVKRTIPAWASVASSKKLPVTNFAGTQNKVDNILIEAITSCNDKTGVSYQSVMKFIGKKYPDMELDRKKFLIKKAMKKHLEKGTIKQLKGKGLSGTFAMGKQTALSKKSAQKLESLGDALPLIITRLCEPKEASYNLIKKYLEQHFPNFNIEKRPDILKTALLKAVERGQLEQITGKGARGTFQLKRTGNQVLLKGSTLEDAITAAITAMNEPKTCSTITLRKYLVDANKDRKEHQLVASLRRTLTKCKVLGWMEQITGHGLMGTYQLSFPFYPSPTILYPDKFLQEPEKKNAATPTKRRRTADTSDEEEEPSEEEEEEEEEEDQDDEPPPRKRNSQKRPPPKVRRPPPAKKSRSSSQSKAKGRGRSLAKKSPAKKVVKTLGKKETTTPSKATPVKRGAPARKPKTPVVKKLNKRATKRPVSSESPPEEAVVPKETTRVSKRSRAEESTPVKPVAKKAATKGGSRRPEPEESSPKVPIAKKGVKVVKKTTRKSKRGRN
- the hp1bp3 gene encoding heterochromatin protein 1-binding protein 3 isoform X2 — translated: MPIRRAAAPPTQEKAPSAAAEKEPEASEESPSPEEEPAASSATAAETKEGEGEAAAAAGDAGPTENGEQKADDEAGEEKEGKGTEKKELKDGYKYEKAKVKKVKRTIPAWASVASSKKLPVTNFAGTQNKVDNILIEAITSCNDKTGVSYQSVMKFIGKKYPDMELDRKKFLIKKAMKKHLEKGTIKQLKGKGLSGTFAMGKQTALSKKSAQKLESLGDALPLIITRLCEPKEASYNLIKKYLEQHFPNFNIEKRPDILKTALLKAVERGQLEQITGKGARGTFQLKRTGNQVLLKGSTLEDAITAAITAMNEPKTCSTITLRKYLVDANKDRKEHQLVASLRRTLTKCKVLGWMEQITGHGLMGTYQLSFPFYPSPTILYPDKFLQEPEKKNAATPTKRRRTADTSDEEEEPSEEEEEEEEEEDQDDEPPPRKRNSQKRPPPKVRRPPPAKKSRSSSQSKAKGRGRSLAKKSPAKKVVKTLGKKETTTPSKATPVKRGAPARKPKTPVVKKLNKRATKRPVSSESPPEEAVVPKETTRVSKRSRAEESTPVKPVAKKAATKGGSRRPEPEESSPKVPIAKKGVKVVKKTTRKSKRGRN